One region of Syngnathus scovelli strain Florida chromosome 15, RoL_Ssco_1.2, whole genome shotgun sequence genomic DNA includes:
- the npas2 gene encoding neuronal PAS domain-containing protein 2 isoform X2, translated as MGKSVNMDNLSDFGGPCPSSRRDWDSSSCMDELMDEDEKDRAKRASRNKSEKKRRDQFNVLIKELCTMLQGQGHPRKMDKSTILQRTIDFLQKQKDISAQTETCDVRQDWKPSFLSNEEFTQLMLEALDGFLIALTTDGNITYVSDSVSSLIGHLPSDMVDQNILNFLPEREHGEVYKLLSSNMLMTDPIAADFLNSEAHVEFCCHLARGNIDPKEPPVYEYVKFVGDFKFHNNVPTSSCNGVELTLPRSLQTSLEEQVCLIATVRLVTPQFLKDLCNVDDPCDEFTSRHSLEWKFLFLDHRASPIIGYLPFEVLGTSGYDYYHVDDLELIAQCHKQLMQFGKGKSCYYRFLTKGQQWIWLRTHYYITYHQWNSKPEFIVCTHTVVSYAEVRAERRRAFGLEELSPPEIAPSSVKAQELYLDMCSTLDPPLDRNSGARSVSSHSSRKSSHTALSDSASANSYTETCTPSWQSTSIGNERTPARLQVGRSKNSTLRQNSFDLVSQMSLPLSPPPPPCSKNTAMQQQTQQQSSMFQLQQPQLGVMNQLKEQLEERTRILQADIKTQQQELHDIKEKLHLANLQMLLQQPIHNEIGQQPQQPQQPQQQGPGRPASQSQSGVIRPLSGHPKPPSCGAHSSSPHSLLRENSSPSTQVPQRISRSGPVQSTNTRPLHDTNQRHADNDFSQDGQLRMLLNQPMQTLVPTSSGSTQSSQQCNMGIPQTIYTLEQQIIAPSFPMQQVNCNAVLVPSQVFTSPIMIPHNSFISHQSQPSYQAQPQASQHSLHLQQPQQFFQMTQGLVHSGSTPAFLHTANIPQQGTVGYIQQQPAPQTQQQQQRQYQHSQTQNANVSDFRNMLTQ; from the exons ATGGGAAAGAGCGTGAATATGGACAACCTTTCGGACTTCGGAGGCCCCTGTCCTTCTAGCCGCAGGGACTGGGA TTCCAGCAGCTGCATGGATGAATTGATGGACGAGGATGAGAAAGACAGGGCAAAAAG GGCATCCCGAAACAaatcagaaaagaaaagaagagaccAGTTCAATGTGCTCATCAAGGAGCTATGCACCATGCTGCAGGGCCAAGGCCATCCTCGCAAGATGGACAAGTCCACCATACTACAAAGAACTATTGACTTCTTACAGAAACAAAAAG ACATCAGTGCTCAGACTGAAACGTGTGACGTGAGACAAGATTGGAAGCCTTCATTCCTCAGCAATGAGGAGTTCACCCAGCTTATgcttgag GCACTTGATGGTTTTTTGATAGCGTTAACTACGGACGGAAACATCACATACGTATCGGACAGTGTGTCTTCGCTTATTGGACATTTGCCG TCAGATATGGTGGACCAAAATATCTTGAATTTCCTCCCGGAGCGGGAACACGGAGAGGTGTATAAGCTGCTATCATCCAATATGCTGATGACTGACCCCATTGCTGCTGACTTCCTGAACA GTGAGGCACATGTGGAATTTTGCTGTCACCTTGCCAGAGGGAACATCGATCCAAAAGAGCCGCCTGTGTACGAGTATGTCAAGTTTGTTGGAGATTTCAAGTTTCATAACAATG TGCCTACATCCTCTTGTAACGGGGTTGAATTGACGTTACCAAGAAGCCTGCAGACGTCGTTGGAGGAGCAGGTCTGCCTCATTGCTACTGTACGATTAGTCACACCGCAGTTTCTCAAG GATTTGTGCAACGTGGATGATCCTTGTGATGAATTCACATCCAGGCACAGCCTCGAATGGAAGTTTCTGTTTTTAGATCACAG AGCTTCTCCAATCATAGGATATTTACCCTTTGAAGTTCTTGGAACATCTGGCTACGATTACTATCATGTGGACGATTTGGAGCTTATAGCGCAATGTCATAAGCAAC TCATGCAGTTCGGAAAGGGGAAATCCTGCTATTATCGCTTCCTGACAAAGGGCCAGCAGTGGATTTGGTTGCGGACGCACTACTATATTACTTATCACCAATGGAACTCCAAACCTGAGTTCATCGTGTGCACTCACACTGTTGTCAG TTACGCCGAAGTACGAGCTGAAAGGAGGCGAGCGTTTGGCCTTGAGGAGCTGTCTCCTCCTGAGATTGCTCCTTCCTCTGTGAAG GCCCAGGAGCTGTACTTGGACATGTGCTCCACGCTGGACCCGCCACTGGACAGAAACAGCGGCGCACGTTCGGTATCCTCCCACAGCTCTCGGAAGTCCTCCCACACAGCGCTGTCGGACTCCGCAT CAGCAAACTCGTACACAGAAACCTGCACGCCGTCATGGCAGTCAACTTCTATTGGGAACGAGAGGACGCCTGCCAGACTCCAAGTTGGGCGTTCAAAG AATTCGACCCTAAGACAAAATTCCTTTGACCTGGTGTCCCAAATGAGCCTCcccctttctcctcctcctcctccatgcaGCAAGAACACAGCAATG CAACAGCAAACGCAGCAGCAGTCGTCCATGTTTCAGCTGCAACAGCCTCAGCTGGGTGTTATGAACCAGCTTAAGGAGCAACTGGAGGAAAGGACACGCATCCTGCAGGCTGACATAAAGACGCAACAGCAGGAGCTCCATGACATCAAAGAGAAGCTTCACCTCGCTAATCTTCAG ATGTTACTACAACAACCTATCCACAATGAAATTGGCCAACAGCCGCAGCAGCCGCAACAGCCGCAGCAGCAGGGCCCAGGCAGGCCGGCCTCCCAGAGCCAATCGGGGGTCATCAGACCGCTCTCAGGCCACCCGAAACCACCTTCCTGCGGTGCCCACAGTTCGTCCCCTCACTCACTTTTGAGAGAGAACAGCTCCCCCTCAACACAG GTCCCGCAGAGGATATCTCGGAGCGGCCCGGTGCAGTCA ACCAATACGAGGCCTCTACATGACACAAACCAAAGACACGCGGACAACGACTTTAGCCAAGACGGACAACTACG GATGCTCCTGAACCAGCCGATGCAGACATTGGTCCCCACGAGCAGTGGGTCCACGCAGTCCTCCCAGCAGTGCAACATGGGCATTCCCCAGACCAT ATACACATTGGAGCAGCAGATCATCGCCCCCTCATTCCCCATGCAACAGGTCAACTGCAACGCCGTGCTCGTCCCCTCTCAGGTGTTCACGTCGCCTATCATGATCCCGCACAACAGCTTCATCTCCCACCAGTCACAGCCAAgctatcaggctcagcctcaggccTCCCAGCACTCCCTGCATCTGCAGCAACCCCAGCAGTTCTTTCAG ATGACGCAAGGACTTGTGCACAGTGGATCGACTCCAGCATTCCTACACACCGCCAACATCCCACAGCAAGGCACTGTGGGATACATCCAGCAGCAGCCGGCGCCGCAaacacaacagcaacaacaaagacaatatCAACATTCCCAAACCCAGAACGCTAATGTTTCAGACTTTAGGAATATGCTAACGCAGTAG
- the npas2 gene encoding neuronal PAS domain-containing protein 2 isoform X1, with product MGKSVNMDNLSDFGGPCPSSRRDWDSSSCMDELMDEDEKDRAKRASRNKSEKKRRDQFNVLIKELCTMLQGQGHPRKMDKSTILQRTIDFLQKQKDISAQTETCDVRQDWKPSFLSNEEFTQLMLEALDGFLIALTTDGNITYVSDSVSSLIGHLPSDMVDQNILNFLPEREHGEVYKLLSSNMLMTDPIAADFLNSEAHVEFCCHLARGNIDPKEPPVYEYVKFVGDFKFHNNVPTSSCNGVELTLPRSLQTSLEEQVCLIATVRLVTPQFLKDLCNVDDPCDEFTSRHSLEWKFLFLDHRASPIIGYLPFEVLGTSGYDYYHVDDLELIAQCHKQLMQFGKGKSCYYRFLTKGQQWIWLRTHYYITYHQWNSKPEFIVCTHTVVSYAEVRAERRRAFGLEELSPPEIAPSSVKAQELYLDMCSTLDPPLDRNSGARSVSSHSSRKSSHTALSDSASANSYTETCTPSWQSTSIGNERTPARLQVGRSKNSTLRQNSFDLVSQMSLPLSPPPPPCSKNTAMQQQTQQQSSMFQLQQPQLGVMNQLKEQLEERTRILQADIKTQQQELHDIKEKLHLANLQMLLQQPIHNEIGQQPQQPQQPQQQGPGRPASQSQSGVIRPLSGHPKPPSCGAHSSSPHSLLRENSSPSTQVPQRISRSGPVQSVSLTVQTNTSLTMPFYSNPMMFSQTNTRPLHDTNQRHADNDFSQDGQLRMLLNQPMQTLVPTSSGSTQSSQQCNMGIPQTIYTLEQQIIAPSFPMQQVNCNAVLVPSQVFTSPIMIPHNSFISHQSQPSYQAQPQASQHSLHLQQPQQFFQMTQGLVHSGSTPAFLHTANIPQQGTVGYIQQQPAPQTQQQQQRQYQHSQTQNANVSDFRNMLTQ from the exons ATGGGAAAGAGCGTGAATATGGACAACCTTTCGGACTTCGGAGGCCCCTGTCCTTCTAGCCGCAGGGACTGGGA TTCCAGCAGCTGCATGGATGAATTGATGGACGAGGATGAGAAAGACAGGGCAAAAAG GGCATCCCGAAACAaatcagaaaagaaaagaagagaccAGTTCAATGTGCTCATCAAGGAGCTATGCACCATGCTGCAGGGCCAAGGCCATCCTCGCAAGATGGACAAGTCCACCATACTACAAAGAACTATTGACTTCTTACAGAAACAAAAAG ACATCAGTGCTCAGACTGAAACGTGTGACGTGAGACAAGATTGGAAGCCTTCATTCCTCAGCAATGAGGAGTTCACCCAGCTTATgcttgag GCACTTGATGGTTTTTTGATAGCGTTAACTACGGACGGAAACATCACATACGTATCGGACAGTGTGTCTTCGCTTATTGGACATTTGCCG TCAGATATGGTGGACCAAAATATCTTGAATTTCCTCCCGGAGCGGGAACACGGAGAGGTGTATAAGCTGCTATCATCCAATATGCTGATGACTGACCCCATTGCTGCTGACTTCCTGAACA GTGAGGCACATGTGGAATTTTGCTGTCACCTTGCCAGAGGGAACATCGATCCAAAAGAGCCGCCTGTGTACGAGTATGTCAAGTTTGTTGGAGATTTCAAGTTTCATAACAATG TGCCTACATCCTCTTGTAACGGGGTTGAATTGACGTTACCAAGAAGCCTGCAGACGTCGTTGGAGGAGCAGGTCTGCCTCATTGCTACTGTACGATTAGTCACACCGCAGTTTCTCAAG GATTTGTGCAACGTGGATGATCCTTGTGATGAATTCACATCCAGGCACAGCCTCGAATGGAAGTTTCTGTTTTTAGATCACAG AGCTTCTCCAATCATAGGATATTTACCCTTTGAAGTTCTTGGAACATCTGGCTACGATTACTATCATGTGGACGATTTGGAGCTTATAGCGCAATGTCATAAGCAAC TCATGCAGTTCGGAAAGGGGAAATCCTGCTATTATCGCTTCCTGACAAAGGGCCAGCAGTGGATTTGGTTGCGGACGCACTACTATATTACTTATCACCAATGGAACTCCAAACCTGAGTTCATCGTGTGCACTCACACTGTTGTCAG TTACGCCGAAGTACGAGCTGAAAGGAGGCGAGCGTTTGGCCTTGAGGAGCTGTCTCCTCCTGAGATTGCTCCTTCCTCTGTGAAG GCCCAGGAGCTGTACTTGGACATGTGCTCCACGCTGGACCCGCCACTGGACAGAAACAGCGGCGCACGTTCGGTATCCTCCCACAGCTCTCGGAAGTCCTCCCACACAGCGCTGTCGGACTCCGCAT CAGCAAACTCGTACACAGAAACCTGCACGCCGTCATGGCAGTCAACTTCTATTGGGAACGAGAGGACGCCTGCCAGACTCCAAGTTGGGCGTTCAAAG AATTCGACCCTAAGACAAAATTCCTTTGACCTGGTGTCCCAAATGAGCCTCcccctttctcctcctcctcctccatgcaGCAAGAACACAGCAATG CAACAGCAAACGCAGCAGCAGTCGTCCATGTTTCAGCTGCAACAGCCTCAGCTGGGTGTTATGAACCAGCTTAAGGAGCAACTGGAGGAAAGGACACGCATCCTGCAGGCTGACATAAAGACGCAACAGCAGGAGCTCCATGACATCAAAGAGAAGCTTCACCTCGCTAATCTTCAG ATGTTACTACAACAACCTATCCACAATGAAATTGGCCAACAGCCGCAGCAGCCGCAACAGCCGCAGCAGCAGGGCCCAGGCAGGCCGGCCTCCCAGAGCCAATCGGGGGTCATCAGACCGCTCTCAGGCCACCCGAAACCACCTTCCTGCGGTGCCCACAGTTCGTCCCCTCACTCACTTTTGAGAGAGAACAGCTCCCCCTCAACACAG GTCCCGCAGAGGATATCTCGGAGCGGCCCGGTGCAGTCAGTGAGTTTGACCGTGCAGACCAATACGAGTCTGACCATGCCCTTCTACAGCAACCCAATGATGTTCTCACAGACCAATACGAGGCCTCTACATGACACAAACCAAAGACACGCGGACAACGACTTTAGCCAAGACGGACAACTACG GATGCTCCTGAACCAGCCGATGCAGACATTGGTCCCCACGAGCAGTGGGTCCACGCAGTCCTCCCAGCAGTGCAACATGGGCATTCCCCAGACCAT ATACACATTGGAGCAGCAGATCATCGCCCCCTCATTCCCCATGCAACAGGTCAACTGCAACGCCGTGCTCGTCCCCTCTCAGGTGTTCACGTCGCCTATCATGATCCCGCACAACAGCTTCATCTCCCACCAGTCACAGCCAAgctatcaggctcagcctcaggccTCCCAGCACTCCCTGCATCTGCAGCAACCCCAGCAGTTCTTTCAG ATGACGCAAGGACTTGTGCACAGTGGATCGACTCCAGCATTCCTACACACCGCCAACATCCCACAGCAAGGCACTGTGGGATACATCCAGCAGCAGCCGGCGCCGCAaacacaacagcaacaacaaagacaatatCAACATTCCCAAACCCAGAACGCTAATGTTTCAGACTTTAGGAATATGCTAACGCAGTAG
- the npas2 gene encoding neuronal PAS domain-containing protein 2 isoform X3, protein MGKSVNMDNLSDFGGPCPSSRRDWDSSSCMDELMDEDEKDRAKRASRNKSEKKRRDQFNVLIKELCTMLQGQGHPRKMDKSTILQRTIDFLQKQKDISAQTETCDVRQDWKPSFLSNEEFTQLMLEALDGFLIALTTDGNITYVSDSVSSLIGHLPSDMVDQNILNFLPEREHGEVYKLLSSNMLMTDPIAADFLNSEAHVEFCCHLARGNIDPKEPPVYEYVKFVGDFKFHNNVPTSSCNGVELTLPRSLQTSLEEQVCLIATVRLVTPQFLKDLCNVDDPCDEFTSRHSLEWKFLFLDHRASPIIGYLPFEVLGTSGYDYYHVDDLELIAQCHKQLMQFGKGKSCYYRFLTKGQQWIWLRTHYYITYHQWNSKPEFIVCTHTVVSYAEVRAERRRAFGLEELSPPEIAPSSVKAQELYLDMCSTLDPPLDRNSGARSVSSHSSRKSSHTALSDSASANSYTETCTPSWQSTSIGNERTPARLQVGRSKQQQTQQQSSMFQLQQPQLGVMNQLKEQLEERTRILQADIKTQQQELHDIKEKLHLANLQMLLQQPIHNEIGQQPQQPQQPQQQGPGRPASQSQSGVIRPLSGHPKPPSCGAHSSSPHSLLRENSSPSTQVPQRISRSGPVQSVSLTVQTNTSLTMPFYSNPMMFSQTNTRPLHDTNQRHADNDFSQDGQLRMLLNQPMQTLVPTSSGSTQSSQQCNMGIPQTIYTLEQQIIAPSFPMQQVNCNAVLVPSQVFTSPIMIPHNSFISHQSQPSYQAQPQASQHSLHLQQPQQFFQMTQGLVHSGSTPAFLHTANIPQQGTVGYIQQQPAPQTQQQQQRQYQHSQTQNANVSDFRNMLTQ, encoded by the exons ATGGGAAAGAGCGTGAATATGGACAACCTTTCGGACTTCGGAGGCCCCTGTCCTTCTAGCCGCAGGGACTGGGA TTCCAGCAGCTGCATGGATGAATTGATGGACGAGGATGAGAAAGACAGGGCAAAAAG GGCATCCCGAAACAaatcagaaaagaaaagaagagaccAGTTCAATGTGCTCATCAAGGAGCTATGCACCATGCTGCAGGGCCAAGGCCATCCTCGCAAGATGGACAAGTCCACCATACTACAAAGAACTATTGACTTCTTACAGAAACAAAAAG ACATCAGTGCTCAGACTGAAACGTGTGACGTGAGACAAGATTGGAAGCCTTCATTCCTCAGCAATGAGGAGTTCACCCAGCTTATgcttgag GCACTTGATGGTTTTTTGATAGCGTTAACTACGGACGGAAACATCACATACGTATCGGACAGTGTGTCTTCGCTTATTGGACATTTGCCG TCAGATATGGTGGACCAAAATATCTTGAATTTCCTCCCGGAGCGGGAACACGGAGAGGTGTATAAGCTGCTATCATCCAATATGCTGATGACTGACCCCATTGCTGCTGACTTCCTGAACA GTGAGGCACATGTGGAATTTTGCTGTCACCTTGCCAGAGGGAACATCGATCCAAAAGAGCCGCCTGTGTACGAGTATGTCAAGTTTGTTGGAGATTTCAAGTTTCATAACAATG TGCCTACATCCTCTTGTAACGGGGTTGAATTGACGTTACCAAGAAGCCTGCAGACGTCGTTGGAGGAGCAGGTCTGCCTCATTGCTACTGTACGATTAGTCACACCGCAGTTTCTCAAG GATTTGTGCAACGTGGATGATCCTTGTGATGAATTCACATCCAGGCACAGCCTCGAATGGAAGTTTCTGTTTTTAGATCACAG AGCTTCTCCAATCATAGGATATTTACCCTTTGAAGTTCTTGGAACATCTGGCTACGATTACTATCATGTGGACGATTTGGAGCTTATAGCGCAATGTCATAAGCAAC TCATGCAGTTCGGAAAGGGGAAATCCTGCTATTATCGCTTCCTGACAAAGGGCCAGCAGTGGATTTGGTTGCGGACGCACTACTATATTACTTATCACCAATGGAACTCCAAACCTGAGTTCATCGTGTGCACTCACACTGTTGTCAG TTACGCCGAAGTACGAGCTGAAAGGAGGCGAGCGTTTGGCCTTGAGGAGCTGTCTCCTCCTGAGATTGCTCCTTCCTCTGTGAAG GCCCAGGAGCTGTACTTGGACATGTGCTCCACGCTGGACCCGCCACTGGACAGAAACAGCGGCGCACGTTCGGTATCCTCCCACAGCTCTCGGAAGTCCTCCCACACAGCGCTGTCGGACTCCGCAT CAGCAAACTCGTACACAGAAACCTGCACGCCGTCATGGCAGTCAACTTCTATTGGGAACGAGAGGACGCCTGCCAGACTCCAAGTTGGGCGTTCAAAG CAACAGCAAACGCAGCAGCAGTCGTCCATGTTTCAGCTGCAACAGCCTCAGCTGGGTGTTATGAACCAGCTTAAGGAGCAACTGGAGGAAAGGACACGCATCCTGCAGGCTGACATAAAGACGCAACAGCAGGAGCTCCATGACATCAAAGAGAAGCTTCACCTCGCTAATCTTCAG ATGTTACTACAACAACCTATCCACAATGAAATTGGCCAACAGCCGCAGCAGCCGCAACAGCCGCAGCAGCAGGGCCCAGGCAGGCCGGCCTCCCAGAGCCAATCGGGGGTCATCAGACCGCTCTCAGGCCACCCGAAACCACCTTCCTGCGGTGCCCACAGTTCGTCCCCTCACTCACTTTTGAGAGAGAACAGCTCCCCCTCAACACAG GTCCCGCAGAGGATATCTCGGAGCGGCCCGGTGCAGTCAGTGAGTTTGACCGTGCAGACCAATACGAGTCTGACCATGCCCTTCTACAGCAACCCAATGATGTTCTCACAGACCAATACGAGGCCTCTACATGACACAAACCAAAGACACGCGGACAACGACTTTAGCCAAGACGGACAACTACG GATGCTCCTGAACCAGCCGATGCAGACATTGGTCCCCACGAGCAGTGGGTCCACGCAGTCCTCCCAGCAGTGCAACATGGGCATTCCCCAGACCAT ATACACATTGGAGCAGCAGATCATCGCCCCCTCATTCCCCATGCAACAGGTCAACTGCAACGCCGTGCTCGTCCCCTCTCAGGTGTTCACGTCGCCTATCATGATCCCGCACAACAGCTTCATCTCCCACCAGTCACAGCCAAgctatcaggctcagcctcaggccTCCCAGCACTCCCTGCATCTGCAGCAACCCCAGCAGTTCTTTCAG ATGACGCAAGGACTTGTGCACAGTGGATCGACTCCAGCATTCCTACACACCGCCAACATCCCACAGCAAGGCACTGTGGGATACATCCAGCAGCAGCCGGCGCCGCAaacacaacagcaacaacaaagacaatatCAACATTCCCAAACCCAGAACGCTAATGTTTCAGACTTTAGGAATATGCTAACGCAGTAG